A genomic segment from Triticum dicoccoides isolate Atlit2015 ecotype Zavitan chromosome 1A, WEW_v2.0, whole genome shotgun sequence encodes:
- the LOC119345774 gene encoding uncharacterized protein LOC119345774, producing MPMISCCHQLKPPSPPLHLQPAAHLPALRRACFAAAVCVVAVSAMGAVDGAAMARGPADDGAALGAALVRAQAPARWSDRRQCPPWHANSLENVVPENLPRPSARRRYNGVAAADKAHAPAPAASPDAVLPFLALRSGSGMGCFSL from the coding sequence ATGCCGATGATCAGCTGCTGCCACCAGCTCAAGCCTCCGTCTCCGCCCCTTCACCTCCAGCCGGCCGCCCATCTCCCTGCGCTACGCCGGGCGTGCTTCGCGGCGGCGGTGTGCGTGGTGGCCGTCAGCGCGATGGGCGCGGTCGACGGCGCGGCCATGGCGCGGGGACCTGCCGACGACGGCGCGGCGCTCGGGGCAGCGCTGGTGCGCGCGCAGGCGCCGGCGCGGTGGAGCGACCGGAGGCAGTGCCCGCCGTGGCACGCCAACTCGCTGGAGAACGTCGTGCCGGAGAACCTGCCCCGGCCGTCCGCGCGCCGGAGGTATAACGGCGTCGCGGCCGCCGACAAGGCGCATGCTCCCGCGCCTGCGGCGTCGCCTGACGCCGTGCTCCCGTTCCTGGCGCTGCGCTCCGGCTCCGGCATGGGCTGCTTCTCCCTCTGA